The sequence below is a genomic window from Cicer arietinum cultivar CDC Frontier isolate Library 1 chromosome 6, Cicar.CDCFrontier_v2.0, whole genome shotgun sequence.
aaagagCGTATTGCAGAACAATAGAGATTTGTTCAAAATCCACTACGCTAGCTAGatgctatttaacaacactaaTTCAAGTTCTATAGATAAAATAGTGGAACACTTTAGATGTTATTTGTGATAGAAAGGTGTTTGTTAAGTTAGAAAGGAAAGTCTACAGCACAATTATATGACCAAAGTGCGTTATGGAATTATCCGTCAGATGATAAAAGGCCTCACAACTAAGAAGGCTGTGTTAAATGACTGGTCatgcaaaaataaaagataagatCCAGAGTTAAGGTAATTTGGAGAAAGTGAGAATAGCATCTATTGATGAAATCATGTTAGCTTGTGTTTGGTTTTGCGGtgacaaaaattcattttatttataggtGAAATGAACGCAAAATGATTTAAGAAAATTTATCACTACCGGAGACAATACATACCTTGACTTGGAGTCAGTAGCAGTTTGTGGAGATGATATTTTTTTAGCACTACCGGAGACAACCTCGTCCATGCTTTGTCCCTGTCGCCTGTACCTACCACCAGAAGCCACAAATCCAGGGCATGGCCTATAAGCCTTTATAGGCCACCAGCCAAAGCCAGGCACCGTTGCAATCCCACCCTGCATCCTTCCTTCACCATTGCAGCCTTTCTCGGTTTCTTCTCTTCCACATGCCTTACAACCACTGTTAAAACATGTTCACAAACAACTACGCACCTCAAAATAATTTACTGTCTTTCTACAAACCAAAGATACACTGTATCACGATGTTTAgataaatagtttaattaaatGCTTATAACATAAAGTTTATTATATAAGTGTTCatgtataagctatttctatataaaaaaaagtcaaattaaGTGTTTTCATATATTACTATTCTGGAGAATTTGTGAAAAATAAGCTGGATATGTGATAAGTTGTTCCATAAACTCAAACAGTTCTATAAATGTTTATGTGAGTTTATTAACCCAAATAGTTGGTGTATATGCAACCCCTTACAGTCTTTAATAGTTTAAACAAACAGGAAAATGGATGGTACCTCTGTAAGGTGGAAAATTCTGACTGATCAGAAACAGCAGCAAGTTGTTCATCTGGTGAAGATGAAATGAGGGAATTTGAAGTAGAAGAAGGAGAGCACAAGGTGGGACGAACAAGTATCTTAGAAAAAGAAGGGTGAGTGGTAATTGGCCATGAACTTTTTGGCTTGGACAATTGAAGTTGATGATAATGTTGAGGCGTTGGAACTGAGAAGAAAGCTATTGTcattctttctctctctctctcttggGGACGGGTAATGTGAGCCACTCTTTTAATTCATCCTATCCCGAAGTCTATAATAGCATTCTATCAGCGCAAGGCTCTCAACGAGATAACCAGTAGCAATTACGCTATTTTCACCGGTGAATCATCTATTTAAAACAATTATGCGGTATATTTCTTGTTTcattatattatcaaataaatttacttCTATTATTAATCCCCTTTTACTTGGGCTGCCAACTGTGTATTATTGATTATTGATGCgtagaacaaaaacaaaaaaacaaaatttaaacacTGCACCTGATAAATTATCATGCCCgcattatttttcaaaatcgcAATTTTCTCTTGCTTATATCGCTCTGTTGTGAACAatctgataatttttttttaatctctaatAATCACGCTTTACAACAAAATCATCATCTGTTagcaaaagttttgaaatttaacttaatttctaaaaatgCACACTACTACTTGAACTAGAATGCACGACAAAATTGGAGAATGCTTGTGCACTTGCTCTCCCGCGACTGTGCCGCCTTGGTTTTCCACCAGTCTCGCCTTAAGTTAAGATTTGATGCCAGATAACGCCCTCATCCAACCTTCATTCACAGGTAATCTTTTCCATCCATCTTTTGTATTTACTTTAATCCACTTACTCTACTTATAACTCATTTCTGTCCCCATTGCAATTCCCTGTCTTATATACagtatgaaaatcaaaataagattcgaaacttaaaaaaaaaatcttccaAAGAAATTACTAAAATCTGCGAATTAAACCCCTTTTGTAATCAGTATCAGACAACAATCTATCATCCATGCACAATCTGTTGCTCCACCTCCCCATTCATCACAGAACTGTGATGATGAACCATATACCACCGTCCACTATGGAACTCAAAGACATTGGTCACATTGAACGGCACTGTATCCACATCAACACATGTTTTCATTGTAACCCAAGCCATGTCTGTCAAGACCCGAGCCCGTACATCCCGAACCTGATAGTTCAATCCTTGCTCCCAGTTGAATACGAGTTGCCAGCTCTGCATTACTGCATTATACCTGTAGCATGGACTATTGCGTTACAAAACAGTATTTGCTCACTATAGGcagaaatttaatttaagtaaGAAAGAAATGTCTATATAATTTCACAAACTTGCAAGAACtcagaaaataattatttattgaataaataggatattttttcacaaataatgaaaatatgcaTTCTTTCATGTGTTCAAAATTATTGTATCTCTGGAATATCAAGCCCCTAAAACCAAATTTATTGACCCAAAACTAGTACTAGAGAGTTCACAAGTTCTGTCAAAATATCCAAGCTAGTAAAACACTAATAAGAAATTTGAACTATTCATACTGCTAGTACTCTTGACAAGATGTCTCCAGCACTATGAAACACCCTGCCTTAACAGTATAAAGATagcgaggaaaagaaaaagggGAGGAGGTCAAGTGGATATCTGTTAGGAACTAAATCATACTCCATCTTATTCCATATGATTGTCGTCATAGTTTTTCCACACAtactaaaaaacaataaataagcataacaattttataaaaatatcctTACTAAACAGATGGCTGTCGTAAATACATTGTGCTGTATGATGAGTTGACAGTAGTGTACactataaaattgaaagaaaaaaaaaatgtcttgAAACCACAAAACGAcagtaagaaaaaaaaactaaaacgacAGTCAATTAGGAAATGGGCAGGAGTAAGATGCTTTCCCTATCCCCAAAACTATATACAGTGAGGAGTGAAATATTTACATACACATAACATTAGAACATTCTCTTGTTTCTGACTTAAATGCTAGTCGGAAAAGATATCCGGTCTATGCAAAATggatgattttataaatataatataaaaagagaACAATAACTCATGAAACAAAAAAGTCATACCCCGAAAAAAGTTCTCCTGAGCCATGGATACACTTCACATAATCCGCATTTAGCCAAAAACGACTCATTGCTGGAATGGACTTATCTCTTATAATATTGAAGAATTCTGTATTAACAATCACAATTGCTCTTGTGGCAGCATAGTAAGCCTTCCACCCATTGCTTGGTGTAACACTATCTTGTTCCAATGTGAAGTCCTAAAAAAagaatttccaaaatattacTACTGAAGAAGATACATTGGAAAAATGAGAATCATAAAACACATAAAGAATCCAACAAAGGTAATCACCATAATTCTCAGTTAGACCGAACAAATCAGAACATGATAATTACACCAGTATTATTTTAAGATCATGCCAATTTGCTTTATGCCTTATTTTATTGAAAGAACATGATAATTACACCAGtattatttcaaattcatcatcCCCGTCCTTGGACACATAAAAACTAGTAGGTCAAGGAAGATAAGAAACTAACTTATATGCAGACATCTGAAGTATTTACATAATCATCTAAGGGCGTCAGACGAGCTTCTTTTCAACCTATACCGTCCATTTTAAGGGCAATAGTAATTTGAATACTCCACAAAACAAGAGGCAAGTTGAAGTCCAAATTagttaaataattcaataaacccCTTCATAGAAAGTTTAACCAGGGCCTGttaatccatattttcaaacataCAAAAATAGCAGTATACTGATAATGGAAAAGCACTTGCATTGGACATCCTAGAATTTTACAAGTACTTCAGCTCAAGGCCCTATTTGGATAAATAGTTTAACtaagtcaaagttttaaaagCTCTCTCAAAAAGCCACAGAACCCCAAATATTTTTCTAACGGCAATTGTTCGAACCAAAACTGAATATTATAATTTCAGTGCCGCCTATTGCGTTCGAAACCTATGAATTcaatgtttcaaaataaaacctataaattcaaaatgcagcaaaaaaaaaaaggtataatGAGAAAGGAATTCACCTTGTGATAAAGGGCCTTCCAAGCATTATCATCATTAGCAGCCTTTCGCATCAAAGAATTGGTCATTGAAAGACGGCACAAACTCGGATAATCCAAGTAACTAAGCGCGTGAGTCGTAATCTCCGGAACAAGTTCCTCCATCATGGAAGAACCCGTTCGACGATCAGCCAAGACCACCGGCGCCGGAGATGGACTGATATCCAGCAT
It includes:
- the LOC101493003 gene encoding F-box protein SKIP8; the encoded protein is MDIFSAFSEPFLLAVTVTALCFFFALFSLKRFTPSKNHCNCASXDSAAALPYFNAAVSEMLDISPSPAPVVLADRRTGSSMMEELVPEITTHALSYLDYPSLCRLSMTNSLMRKAANDDNAWKALYHKDFTLEQDSVTPSNGWKAYYAATRAIVIVNTEFFNIIRDKSIPAMSRFWLNADYVKCIHGSGELFSGYNAVMQSWQLVFNWEQGLNYQVRDVRARVLTDMAWVTMKTCVDVDTVPFNVTNVFEFHSGRWYMVHHHSSVMNGEVEQQIVHG
- the LOC140920913 gene encoding uncharacterized protein, encoding MTIAFFSVPTPQHYHQLQLSKPKSSWPITTHPSFSKILVRPTLCSPSSTSNSLISSSPDEQLAAVSDQSEFSTLQSGCKACGREETEKGCNGEGRMQGGIATVPGFGWWPIKAYRPCPGFVASGGRYRRQGQSMDEVVSGSAKKISSPQTATDSKSSNKKEGSKNLKR